One genomic region from Bradyrhizobium icense encodes:
- a CDS encoding porin has product MNMIKSLVLGSAAGLIAMSGAQAADLPVKAKAVEYVRICSLYGAGFWYIPGTDTCIKLGGYVRIDTTFNGNVYGGPAWSGDLGQGNRYRDYFASRSRMALTVDTRTATEYGVVRTFGQADFQFNNFGGSTSNPAALATFDANRLSTAGGGYVAVEMVFIQFAGFTFGKSASAYATPWNGYPGNNNSFLMGGPDYVTGVNNIQYTAQFGNGVSASIGLDDPTVFGRTSVLNLSTGAGFATAGSNAYGGTHAPDIVGNIRVDQAWGLFQIAGKAHLVNASYNVLGAGGVPTALSEISGHPEDKWGGAVTAALQIKNLPTGAGDDIKIDATYAKGSTKSVVSTSGSSPSFVMFGDSGLGAYQSVGFGQTTDGVYLPGFTDGIKLVDAWGIRGAFNHNWDPYWSTSLWGSYGSVRYGGNALDITSAKGAWCAVYTAGKAVSGDYSCNPDFNFAQVGLTTRWTPVKNLTFSAEVGAFFLDQKMTGAAVLAATAPKPTTVYEFKDQSTVFLNVRAQRNF; this is encoded by the coding sequence ATGAATATGATCAAGAGCCTTGTTCTCGGCTCAGCGGCGGGTCTGATCGCCATGAGCGGGGCGCAGGCTGCCGATCTTCCCGTCAAGGCCAAAGCGGTCGAGTACGTCAGGATCTGCTCCCTGTATGGCGCGGGTTTCTGGTATATCCCGGGCACCGACACCTGCATCAAGCTGGGTGGCTACGTTCGTATCGATACCACGTTCAACGGCAACGTCTACGGTGGACCGGCCTGGTCGGGCGATCTGGGCCAGGGCAATCGTTATCGCGATTACTTCGCGTCCCGCTCCCGTATGGCGCTGACGGTTGATACCCGCACCGCCACCGAATACGGCGTCGTCCGCACCTTCGGTCAGGCCGACTTCCAGTTCAACAACTTCGGTGGAAGCACCAGCAACCCGGCAGCACTTGCTACCTTCGATGCGAACCGGCTCTCCACCGCGGGCGGCGGCTATGTCGCCGTTGAAATGGTGTTCATCCAGTTCGCTGGTTTCACCTTCGGTAAGTCGGCTTCGGCCTACGCGACGCCCTGGAACGGCTATCCGGGCAACAACAACTCGTTCTTGATGGGCGGTCCGGACTACGTCACCGGCGTCAACAACATCCAGTACACCGCTCAGTTCGGCAACGGCGTGTCGGCCAGCATCGGCCTCGATGATCCGACCGTGTTCGGCCGCACCTCGGTGCTGAACCTCAGCACTGGCGCAGGCTTCGCTACGGCCGGCTCCAACGCCTACGGTGGAACGCACGCTCCCGACATCGTCGGCAACATCCGCGTCGACCAGGCCTGGGGTCTGTTCCAGATCGCAGGTAAGGCGCACCTCGTGAACGCTTCCTACAATGTCCTCGGCGCCGGCGGCGTTCCGACCGCTCTGTCGGAAATCTCCGGTCACCCCGAAGACAAGTGGGGCGGCGCGGTGACGGCGGCGTTGCAGATCAAGAACCTGCCGACCGGTGCGGGCGACGACATCAAGATCGACGCCACCTACGCCAAGGGCTCCACCAAGTCGGTGGTCTCCACGAGCGGTTCTTCGCCGAGCTTCGTGATGTTCGGTGACAGCGGTTTGGGTGCCTATCAGAGCGTCGGCTTCGGCCAGACCACTGACGGGGTCTACCTGCCCGGCTTCACCGACGGCATCAAGCTGGTGGATGCCTGGGGTATCCGTGGTGCGTTCAACCACAACTGGGATCCCTACTGGTCGACCAGCCTCTGGGGCAGCTACGGTTCGGTGCGCTACGGCGGCAACGCCCTGGACATCACCTCAGCGAAGGGCGCCTGGTGCGCCGTCTACACCGCGGGCAAGGCCGTGTCTGGAGACTACTCCTGCAACCCGGACTTCAACTTTGCCCAGGTTGGTCTGACCACCCGCTGGACTCCCGTCAAGAACCTGACGTTCTCGGCTGAAGTTGGTGCGTTCTTCCTCGACCAGAAGATGACCGGTGCTGCCGTCCTGGCCGCCACGGCTCCCAAGCCGACCACCGTCTACGAGTTCAAGGACCAGAGCACTGTGTTCCTGAACGTTCGCGCTCAGCGCAACTTCTGA